The following nucleotide sequence is from Candidatus Micropelagos thuwalensis.
CAATTTCCAACTCACTAATTTTTTTCTTGAAATCAGAGTCGTCGATAAGCGGTTCACCATCCACCAATTCGGCACAAGAAATTTCCTTAAGGCGTTTCACAGCATTTTTGGATCTGGCAACACCGGCAATTCCTGTGCGTTCATTCCCAAGCAAAAATTTAGCTATACCCCAGCCATTGCCTTCTTCACCGACCAGATTTTCAGCCGGTACACGGACATCTGTCAAAAACACTTCATTGACTTCATGACTACCGTCTATCGTAATAATTGGACGAACCTCAATACCCGGTGAGTTCATATCAATCAGCAAAAATGAAATTCCCTTTTGTGGCTTATCCTCTTGCGAGGTACGCACAAGGCAGAACATCCAGTCAGCATGCTGCGCCAGCGTTGTCCAGATTTTGTGACCATTAACGATATAGTCATCGCCATCACGCTCTGCTTTGGTCTTAAGAGAGGCAAGATCAGACCCAGACCCCGGCTCGGAATAACCCTGACACCACCAGTCCTCACCAGACAAAATACGTGGCAAGTAATGTGCCTTTTGAGAATCATTTGCATAATGCATCAAAACCGGACCCAGCATGGTGATTCCAAAAGGCAAAACAATCAAAGTATTTGCTTTGGCACATTCATCATCAAAAATATATCTTTGCGTTACAGACCAGCCCGGCCCGCCATATTCCTCAGGCCAATGGGGGGCAACCCAGCCTTTTTCGGCAAGAACACGATGCCATGATAAAAAATCCTCCTTGGTAAACTCTCCTCGACGGCTTTTCGTCAGATGTTGAGGATAATTGTCAGCAATAAACTGTCTGACTTCTTCTCTAAATGCATTTTCTTCAGGGCTGAAATCGAAATTCATTTTAATCTCCCGTAACAATTGATGTTGTTATAAAACTTCTTTTTAGAAAGAAAAGCAAAAAATGACGCCTGCGTCACTTTTTACTATTTACGCACTACCAAACCACGTAAGTCGTTCAGCGTAGGATGCTACCGCACCAAAAACAATAATGCTTGGCGGCTCCAAACCGGCATTTTTAGCCTCCGATGCAGCCATTCGCAAAGTGGTCGTGAGCACCTGTTGCTGAGGAGTCGTTGCTTGGGTGATAATCGCCACTGGTTCTTCGGGTGACCGTCCGGCTTGCATCAATTTTTCGGCAATAATATCGATTTTTTTCATCGCCATATAAACCACAATAACAGGTGTAGCCTTCGAAATTGATTCCCAATCGAGCAATTCTGTTTTACCTGAACCGGCGAGATGTCCGGTAACAAAACTTACAGCGTGATTTACATCTCTGTGCGTCACAGGAATCCCGGCATATTCCGGCCCGGCGATACCAGACGTCACACCGGGAATAAGACGAAATGATATCTTTTCCTCAACCAGTCTCTCGACTTCTTCCCCACCTCGACCAAAAACAAACGGGTCCCCCCCCTTGAGACGAAGAACTTTTTTTCCGTTTTTCGCATGATGAACGAGACTATCCGTAATATCGGCTTGCTTCATAGAGGGCTTTCCACCTCTTTTACCAGCATAGAAAATTTCCGTATCTACCCCGGCTATAGATAATATGTCTTCACTTACCAACGCATCATGGATAATGACGTCTGCTTGTTGCATGGCATTGACTGCATGCAATGTCAGCAGACCTGGATCACCCGGCCCAGCGCCCGCGAGCCATACCCAGCCGGGCAGAAAAATCGGCAGACCGCTAATTTGCACATCAGGCAAAGGCATGTCGCTTAATTTAAGCCGAATAATCTCTTGCTTCATTTTATCCATATAAGCTTTATATGAGCCAATCAGACATAAATTCAACTCTCGATTACTTCTGTTCTTTAAGCCTACAATGCGCTAAAAAATTAATGTCAGAAGAGGATTTCGATGTCACAAAAACAACTCAATTCCCTATTCCCAATTCCAGTCTCAGATTTAGTGCCAAACACACCAGCATTTGAGAACACTCCACAAATCACACCAACCGGCTTTAGAGAATATGATGCCCGCTGGCTTTTTCCCACTGAAATCAATTTATCGGGCATTCAAGCCCTAGGCTTTGGCCTTGGCAATGTGCTGCACGAGCTATCTGACAATCCATCTCTTGTTGTCGGACATGATTACCGTTCCTACTCACAATCTATCAAGCTAGCTCTGATTACCGGCCTAATGGCGGCGGGCGCAAAGGTTTATGATATTGGTCTGGCACTTTCACCAACGGCATATTTTGCACAATATGAATTGGATGTTCCCGGCGTAGCTATGGTCACGGCAAGTCATAATGAAAATGGCTGGACAGGTGTTAAAATGGGCGCCAACCGCCCTTTAACATTCGGCCCGGATGAAATGACGATGTTACGCGATATAGTCCTCAATGGTACAGGTGTTTCGCGTGAAGGTGGCGGCTATGAATTTGTGCCGGATATGGCAGAACGCTATATAGCTGATTTGACCAAAAGACCGGCTTTCAAAAGAAAAATTAAAGCCGTGCTGGCATGCGGTAATGGCACTGCCGGAGTATTTGCGCCCAAAACTCTGTCGGCGCTTGATATTGAAACGGTTGATTTACATTGCGATCCGGATTTTACATTCCCGAACCACAATCCAAACCCCGAAGATATGGAAATGCTTCATTCTTTGAGTGCGAAAGTAAAAGAAACGGGCGCAGATATTGGCTTTGCCTTTGATGGTGACGGTGATCGTTGCGGTGTCGTGGACAATTTAGGGCGTGAAATTTTTGCCGACAAAATGGGGGTGCTTGTTGCCAGAGATCTCGCCGCTAAACATCCAAATGCAAAATTTGTTGCTGATGTAAAATCAACAGGTCTCTTCATGACAGATCCAGTGCTGAACGAACTTGGCGCTGAAACAGTTTACTGGAAAACAGGGCATAGTTACATGAAACGTCATACGGTGGAGACAGGCGCGATGGCTGGTTTTGAAAAAAGCGGTCACTTCTTTTTTAACGCACCTATTGGGCGGGGCTATGATGACGGGTTGGTGACAGCGATTACAGTTTGCGAGATGTTAGAACAAAATCCCGGCAAAAGCATGGCCGACTTAAATGACAGCCTGCCACAAAGCTGGGGCTCTCCCACCATGTCACCCTATTGTGCCGATACGGAAAAATACGAAGTCGTGGATCGCGCCATTGCTCATTTCCAAAAATGTGC
It contains:
- a CDS encoding acyl-CoA dehydrogenase family protein, with the translated sequence MNFDFSPEENAFREEVRQFIADNYPQHLTKSRRGEFTKEDFLSWHRVLAEKGWVAPHWPEEYGGPGWSVTQRYIFDDECAKANTLIVLPFGITMLGPVLMHYANDSQKAHYLPRILSGEDWWCQGYSEPGSGSDLASLKTKAERDGDDYIVNGHKIWTTLAQHADWMFCLVRTSQEDKPQKGISFLLIDMNSPGIEVRPIITIDGSHEVNEVFLTDVRVPAENLVGEEGNGWGIAKFLLGNERTGIAGVARSKNAVKRLKEISCAELVDGEPLIDDSDFKKKISELEIDLLALEYTELRTLAAESAGRGPGAESSILKIKGTEIQQKVTELIMEAVGTYSLPKIPMLDTGANYNLVGPDYSHGASQNYFNMRKTAIYGGTNEVQRNIIAKFVLGL
- the cobA gene encoding uroporphyrinogen-III C-methyltransferase, whose product is MDKMKQEIIRLKLSDMPLPDVQISGLPIFLPGWVWLAGAGPGDPGLLTLHAVNAMQQADVIIHDALVSEDILSIAGVDTEIFYAGKRGGKPSMKQADITDSLVHHAKNGKKVLRLKGGDPFVFGRGGEEVERLVEEKISFRLIPGVTSGIAGPEYAGIPVTHRDVNHAVSFVTGHLAGSGKTELLDWESISKATPVIVVYMAMKKIDIIAEKLMQAGRSPEEPVAIITQATTPQQQVLTTTLRMAASEAKNAGLEPPSIIVFGAVASYAERLTWFGSA
- a CDS encoding phosphomannomutase/phosphoglucomutase translates to MSQKQLNSLFPIPVSDLVPNTPAFENTPQITPTGFREYDARWLFPTEINLSGIQALGFGLGNVLHELSDNPSLVVGHDYRSYSQSIKLALITGLMAAGAKVYDIGLALSPTAYFAQYELDVPGVAMVTASHNENGWTGVKMGANRPLTFGPDEMTMLRDIVLNGTGVSREGGGYEFVPDMAERYIADLTKRPAFKRKIKAVLACGNGTAGVFAPKTLSALDIETVDLHCDPDFTFPNHNPNPEDMEMLHSLSAKVKETGADIGFAFDGDGDRCGVVDNLGREIFADKMGVLVARDLAAKHPNAKFVADVKSTGLFMTDPVLNELGAETVYWKTGHSYMKRHTVETGAMAGFEKSGHFFFNAPIGRGYDDGLVTAITVCEMLEQNPGKSMADLNDSLPQSWGSPTMSPYCADTEKYEVVDRAIAHFQKCADDGKKVARQSIRDLVTVNGIRITVEDGTWGLVRASSNKPGLVVVVESPVSEDRMRDMFAEIDNLLSSWSEVGEYDQKL